From a region of the Streptomyces venezuelae genome:
- a CDS encoding glycine betaine/L-proline ABC transporter ATP-binding protein, which produces MNHPATPLTNDPAKTPDTAAESVFSVRDLWKVFGPKADRVPADQELAALGAAELRERTGCTAAVRDVSFDVRKGEVFVVMGLSGSGKSTLVRCLTRLIEPTSGTVSIDGEDVLSMDTGRLRELRRHRAAMVFQHFGLLPHRTVLDNIAYGLEIQGVGRGERRDRAAEFAAKVGLDGMEHRRPGQLSGGQQQRVGLARALAVDPEVLLFDEPFSALDPLIRRDMQEEVVRLHREEGRTMVFITHDLSEALKLGDRIALMRDGRIVQLGTPEEIVGAPADDYVRDFVRDVPREQVLTVRSAMRPALADESESGPALAPSATVHEAIEAVARTGENARVVEGGRCLGVVDHAGLLGVVAGVPAATGKAVA; this is translated from the coding sequence ATGAACCATCCCGCAACCCCCCTGACGAACGACCCGGCGAAGACACCGGACACCGCCGCGGAGTCCGTCTTCTCCGTACGCGACCTGTGGAAGGTCTTCGGCCCGAAGGCGGACCGCGTCCCCGCCGACCAGGAGCTCGCGGCCCTCGGCGCAGCCGAGCTGCGCGAGCGCACCGGCTGCACCGCCGCCGTCCGCGACGTCTCCTTCGACGTCCGCAAGGGCGAGGTCTTCGTCGTGATGGGCCTGTCGGGCTCCGGCAAGTCCACCCTCGTACGCTGCCTCACCCGGCTCATCGAACCCACCTCGGGCACCGTCTCCATCGACGGCGAGGACGTGCTGTCCATGGACACCGGCCGGCTCCGCGAGCTGCGCCGGCACCGGGCGGCCATGGTCTTCCAGCACTTCGGGCTGCTCCCGCACCGGACGGTGCTCGACAACATCGCCTACGGACTGGAGATCCAGGGCGTGGGACGCGGCGAACGGCGGGACCGGGCGGCCGAGTTCGCCGCCAAGGTCGGCCTGGACGGCATGGAACACCGCAGGCCGGGCCAGCTGTCCGGCGGCCAGCAGCAGCGCGTGGGACTGGCCCGCGCCCTCGCCGTGGACCCCGAGGTCCTGCTGTTCGACGAGCCGTTCAGCGCACTGGACCCGCTCATCCGCCGGGACATGCAGGAGGAGGTCGTGCGCCTGCACCGGGAGGAGGGACGCACGATGGTCTTCATCACCCACGACCTGTCCGAGGCGCTGAAGCTCGGCGACCGCATCGCGCTGATGCGTGACGGCCGGATCGTGCAGCTCGGCACGCCGGAGGAGATCGTCGGCGCCCCCGCCGACGACTACGTCAGGGACTTCGTCCGGGACGTGCCGCGCGAGCAGGTGCTGACCGTGCGCTCGGCCATGCGACCCGCACTCGCCGACGAGTCCGAGTCCGGCCCGGCACTCGCCCCGAGCGCCACCGTCCACGAGGCCATCGAGGCCGTCGCCCGAACCGGCGAGAACGCACGCGTCGTCGAGGGCGGCAGGTGCCTCGGCGTGGTCGACCACGCGGGACTCCTCGGTGTCGTCGCCGGGGTCCCCGCCGCGACCGGGAAGGCGGTGGCCTGA
- a CDS encoding GMC family oxidoreductase: protein MSGDHVYDYVVVGGGTAGSVIASRLTEDPDVSVAVIEGGPSDVGRDDVLTLRRWMGLLGGELDYDYPTTEQPRGNSHIRHSRARVLGGCSSHNTLIAFKPLPSDWDEWAEAGADGWDAKAMDPYFARLRNNIVPVGEADRNAIARDFVDAAQNALGVPRIEGFNQAPFHEGAGFFDLAYHPESNKRSSASVAYLHPFLDRPNLHIALETWAFRLELEGTRATGVHIRTKEGTEHVVRARREVLVCAGAVDTPRLLLHSGIGPRADLEKLGIPVVHDLPGVGENLLDHPESVIVWETNGPIPENSAMDSDAGLFVRRDPGAEGPDLMFHFYQIPFTDNPERLGYERPAHGVSLTPNIPKPRSRGRLYLTSADPEVKPALDFRYFTDEDDYDGRTLVDGIRIARRIAASEPLAGWLRREVCPGPEVTSDEELSAYARQVAHTVYHPAGTCRMGAADDELAVVAPDLKIRGLDGIRIADASVFPTMTAVNPMIGVLMVGEKCADLLGGTTR, encoded by the coding sequence ATGTCCGGCGACCACGTGTACGACTACGTGGTCGTCGGCGGCGGCACCGCCGGATCCGTCATCGCGTCCCGGCTGACCGAGGACCCGGACGTCAGCGTCGCCGTCATCGAGGGCGGCCCCAGCGACGTCGGCCGCGACGACGTCCTCACCCTGCGCCGCTGGATGGGCCTGCTCGGCGGTGAGCTCGACTACGACTACCCCACCACCGAGCAGCCCCGGGGCAACTCGCACATCCGCCACAGCCGTGCGCGGGTGCTGGGCGGCTGCTCCTCGCACAACACCCTCATCGCCTTCAAGCCCCTCCCCTCCGACTGGGACGAGTGGGCCGAGGCGGGCGCCGACGGGTGGGACGCGAAGGCCATGGATCCCTACTTCGCCCGGCTGCGCAACAACATCGTCCCCGTGGGCGAGGCCGACCGGAACGCGATCGCCCGGGACTTCGTAGACGCCGCGCAGAACGCGCTCGGCGTGCCCCGGATCGAGGGCTTCAACCAGGCTCCCTTCCACGAAGGCGCCGGCTTCTTCGACCTCGCCTACCACCCGGAGAGCAACAAGCGCTCGTCCGCCTCGGTCGCCTATCTCCACCCGTTCCTCGACCGGCCGAACCTCCACATAGCCCTGGAGACCTGGGCGTTCCGGCTGGAACTGGAGGGCACCCGCGCCACCGGCGTGCACATCCGTACCAAGGAGGGAACGGAGCACGTCGTACGCGCCCGGCGCGAGGTCCTGGTGTGCGCCGGGGCCGTGGACACCCCGCGCCTGTTGCTGCACTCCGGCATCGGGCCACGCGCCGACCTGGAGAAGCTCGGCATCCCCGTGGTGCACGACCTGCCGGGCGTCGGGGAGAACCTGCTCGACCACCCCGAGTCGGTCATCGTGTGGGAGACGAACGGGCCGATCCCGGAGAACTCCGCGATGGACTCCGACGCGGGACTCTTCGTCCGCCGGGACCCCGGGGCCGAGGGCCCGGACCTGATGTTCCACTTCTACCAGATCCCCTTCACCGACAACCCGGAGCGCCTGGGATACGAACGGCCCGCGCACGGCGTGTCGTTGACGCCGAACATCCCCAAGCCGCGCAGCCGCGGCCGGCTCTACCTGACGAGCGCCGACCCCGAGGTCAAGCCCGCGCTCGACTTCCGGTACTTCACCGACGAGGACGACTACGACGGCCGGACCCTCGTCGACGGCATCCGCATCGCCCGCCGGATCGCGGCGAGCGAGCCGCTGGCCGGATGGCTGCGGCGCGAGGTGTGCCCGGGCCCCGAGGTGACCTCCGACGAGGAGCTCAGCGCGTACGCCCGTCAGGTCGCGCACACCGTCTACCACCCGGCCGGCACCTGCCGCATGGGAGCCGCCGACGACGAACTCGCCGTCGTCGCACCCGACCTGAAGATCCGGGGCCTCGACGGCATCCGGATCGCCGACGCGTCAGTTTTCCCCACCATGACCGCCGTGAACCCCATGATCGGCGTGCTCATGGTCGGCGAGAAGTGCGCCGACCTGCTGGGAGGAACGACCCGATGA
- a CDS encoding aldehyde dehydrogenase family protein, with translation MTAAQQTIHVGGEWRAALSGATREIVDPVDATPFEVVAEGGVPDTDDAVAAARAAFDFGAWPRTPVAQRAALLRRVAALLERDRERIGALESRDAGKTLEEGRIDVDCVRDAFRYFADLVESGNGGGRVVDAGSDEVHSVVVHEPVGVCALITPWNYPLLQASWKIAPALAAGNTFVVKPSEITPLTTVVLIELLLEAGLPLGAANIVTGPGDTVGARLAEHPDVDLVSFTGGLASGTKVARSAADSVKKVALELGGKNPNVVFADACLTSEGFDTAVDQALNAAFIHSGQVCSAGSRLIVEEPLRDRFVAELARRAELIRLGRGTDAGVECGPLVSAAQLVRTEAYVASALAEGAVLRAGGGRPAGPGYFFRPTVLDRCHRGMRVVREEVFGPVLTVETFRTEEEAVALANDTEYGLAGAVWTSDEQRARRVAGLLRHGTVWINDFHPYLPQAEWGGFGKSGIGRELGPAGLAEYQEAKHIYQNLAPRPVRWFAGTTAKG, from the coding sequence GTGACGGCAGCACAGCAGACCATCCACGTGGGCGGAGAGTGGCGCGCAGCCCTGTCCGGGGCCACGCGCGAGATCGTCGACCCCGTCGACGCGACTCCTTTCGAGGTCGTGGCGGAGGGCGGCGTCCCGGACACCGACGACGCCGTGGCCGCGGCGCGAGCCGCGTTCGACTTCGGTGCCTGGCCGCGCACGCCCGTCGCCCAGCGGGCCGCCCTGCTGCGCCGGGTCGCCGCACTGCTGGAACGCGACCGGGAGCGGATCGGTGCCCTGGAGAGCCGGGACGCGGGCAAGACGCTGGAGGAGGGCCGCATCGACGTCGACTGCGTCCGCGACGCCTTCCGGTACTTCGCCGACCTCGTGGAGAGCGGGAACGGCGGCGGACGGGTCGTCGACGCCGGTTCGGACGAGGTGCACAGCGTCGTCGTGCACGAGCCGGTCGGTGTCTGCGCCCTGATCACGCCGTGGAACTACCCGCTGCTCCAGGCCAGCTGGAAGATCGCGCCGGCACTCGCCGCCGGCAACACCTTCGTCGTCAAGCCCAGCGAGATCACCCCGCTGACCACCGTCGTGCTGATCGAACTGCTCCTGGAGGCCGGACTTCCGCTCGGCGCGGCCAACATCGTCACCGGTCCCGGCGACACGGTCGGCGCCCGGCTCGCCGAGCACCCCGACGTCGACCTCGTCTCGTTCACGGGTGGGCTCGCCAGCGGCACCAAGGTCGCCCGGTCCGCTGCGGACAGCGTCAAGAAGGTCGCACTCGAACTGGGCGGAAAGAACCCCAACGTCGTCTTCGCCGACGCCTGTCTGACGTCCGAGGGCTTCGACACCGCCGTCGACCAGGCGCTCAACGCCGCCTTCATCCACAGCGGCCAGGTCTGCTCGGCCGGCTCACGCCTCATCGTCGAGGAGCCGCTGCGCGACCGGTTCGTCGCCGAGCTCGCGCGCCGGGCGGAGCTGATCCGGCTGGGACGCGGCACCGACGCCGGCGTCGAGTGCGGTCCGCTCGTCTCCGCGGCCCAGCTGGTGCGGACCGAGGCGTACGTGGCCTCCGCCCTCGCCGAGGGCGCCGTCCTGCGCGCGGGCGGCGGGAGGCCGGCCGGCCCCGGCTACTTCTTCCGCCCCACGGTCCTCGACCGGTGCCACCGCGGCATGCGCGTCGTCCGCGAGGAGGTCTTCGGCCCCGTCCTCACCGTGGAGACCTTCCGCACGGAGGAGGAGGCCGTCGCCCTCGCCAACGACACCGAGTACGGCCTCGCCGGAGCGGTGTGGACCTCCGACGAACAGCGGGCCCGGCGGGTCGCAGGCCTGCTGCGGCACGGCACCGTCTGGATCAACGACTTCCACCCCTACCTGCCGCAGGCGGAATGGGGCGGCTTCGGAAAGTCCGGCATCGGCCGCGAACTGGGCCCCGCCGGTCTCGCCGAATACCAGGAGGCCAAGCACATCTACCAGAACCTCGCTCCGCGCCCCGTGCGCTGGTTCGCAGGCACGACGGCGAAGGGCTGA
- a CDS encoding protein kinase domain-containing protein: protein MEQQAALAAHHLFGLVDNRHYEPLSRRAITPQYRDALERLLPDTWVLERGDVWLHARMKAGGAGATEAAGPTGTRSSAGSAGATGPTASAGSVRRTAVPPTQGFKIHVSSTPAHTLRLFDLVVPVCVENGVEFKAAADPVMLNVINSKTQERGFSGKFMTVYPPDEDVFVRLIETLYRRTADEAVEGPYVLSDRRYRDSKVLFYRYGGFRPPRRLNIDGTQSTFLVSPDGTYVADERLPYFRLPPWVRDPFAGEPAEDATERPAGEPAATLLNGRYRIEGALAFSNAGGVYHGTDEATREPVVVKEARRLTNCWTSGERTVDSVDMLRHEYDVLRRLEGLAFVPRPVELFQEWEHTFLVEERVAGIAFHDFWAQDDVILAPYIRREGRVERFVPRFREVVGRLIHMVEEVHARGVVLGDLSPNNVLIDTETLRMSFIDFESAVHEDDEAALLSYGTRWGTPGFLHPDRATRDRLLPCDDWYAAAMLLYSSVVPATAFFALNPLAQDLFLDELVALGVPTQVRSVVSCLTAGRVDEAKSVLADWEDG, encoded by the coding sequence GTGGAACAGCAGGCGGCCCTGGCCGCCCACCACCTCTTCGGCCTCGTCGACAACCGGCACTACGAACCGCTGTCCCGCCGGGCCATCACGCCGCAGTACCGCGACGCCCTGGAGCGGCTGCTGCCGGACACCTGGGTCCTGGAACGCGGTGACGTGTGGCTGCACGCCCGGATGAAGGCGGGCGGGGCGGGTGCCACCGAGGCGGCCGGCCCGACGGGCACAAGGAGCTCGGCGGGCTCGGCGGGCGCGACGGGCCCGACGGCCTCGGCGGGCTCCGTTCGGCGGACCGCCGTTCCGCCCACCCAGGGTTTCAAGATCCACGTCTCCTCCACCCCCGCGCACACCCTGCGGCTGTTCGATCTCGTGGTACCCGTGTGCGTGGAGAACGGCGTCGAGTTCAAGGCCGCCGCCGATCCGGTGATGCTGAACGTGATCAACTCGAAGACCCAGGAGCGCGGCTTCTCGGGCAAGTTCATGACGGTCTACCCGCCCGACGAGGACGTGTTCGTCCGGCTCATCGAGACCCTGTACCGCAGGACCGCCGACGAGGCGGTCGAGGGCCCGTACGTCCTGTCGGACCGCCGCTACCGGGACAGCAAGGTCCTCTTCTACCGGTACGGGGGCTTCCGGCCGCCGCGGCGGCTCAACATCGACGGCACGCAGAGCACGTTCCTGGTCTCCCCGGACGGCACGTACGTGGCCGACGAGCGGCTGCCGTACTTCCGGCTGCCCCCCTGGGTCCGCGACCCCTTCGCCGGGGAACCGGCGGAGGATGCCACGGAGCGCCCCGCCGGGGAACCGGCGGCCACCCTCCTGAACGGCCGCTACCGCATCGAGGGCGCCCTGGCCTTCTCCAACGCCGGCGGTGTCTACCACGGCACGGACGAGGCCACCCGCGAGCCCGTCGTCGTGAAGGAGGCCCGGCGCCTCACCAACTGCTGGACGTCCGGGGAGCGCACGGTCGACTCCGTCGACATGCTGCGTCACGAGTACGACGTACTGCGCCGGCTGGAAGGCCTGGCGTTCGTCCCGCGGCCGGTCGAGCTCTTCCAGGAGTGGGAGCACACCTTTCTGGTCGAGGAGCGCGTGGCGGGCATCGCGTTCCACGACTTCTGGGCACAGGACGACGTCATCCTCGCGCCGTACATCCGCCGGGAAGGGCGCGTGGAACGGTTCGTCCCGCGGTTCCGCGAGGTCGTCGGCCGCCTGATCCACATGGTCGAGGAGGTGCACGCGCGCGGCGTGGTCCTCGGCGACCTGTCGCCGAACAACGTCCTCATCGACACCGAGACGCTCCGGATGTCGTTCATCGACTTCGAGAGCGCGGTCCACGAGGACGACGAGGCGGCGCTGCTGAGCTACGGCACGCGCTGGGGCACCCCCGGATTCCTGCACCCGGACCGCGCCACCCGGGACCGGCTCCTTCCCTGCGACGACTGGTACGCCGCCGCCATGCTGCTCTACAGCAGCGTCGTGCCCGCCACCGCGTTCTTCGCCCTCAACCCGCTCGCACAGGACCTCTTCCTCGACGAACTCGTCGCCCTGGGCGTCCCCACCCAGGTGCGGTCCGTCGTGTCGTGCCTGACCGCCGGCCGGGTGGACGAGGCGAAATCCGTGCTCGCCGACTGGGAGGACGGGTGA
- a CDS encoding lanthionine synthetase C family protein: protein MMPLTSDTLAAEGGVPAHPDAEVRRTLGGLADTLLRTYDSRRGDRLWPADYTVFTTNPLSVAYGACGPALLLRSAAGPQGPAALPAEVTSWMLGRPLGTDTYPPGLYLGLAGVAWAFHDLGWEDRAEAVMAMLHTSPLLYDEPGMFLGVAGWGLASLRFHVKTGKQDHLDHAVRAGEHLLRTAQQEGDTCYWRSSLDGMVHYGYGHGASGIALFLLHLHLLTGDIRFRSYAVRALEFDLAHVSESGLGLQWQRVQDDPVMYPYWIHGGAGVGSVLVRFHDLLGIEQYGDLARRVADDTFVKYAYSPGLFEGLAGIGEFMLDMYSFTGEREYRDRARDIAGTILWFRVENEDGIAFPCRWLNRIAHDYATGSAGIGLFLSRLLSPGERPFVDLRQT, encoded by the coding sequence ATGATGCCCCTGACGAGCGACACCCTCGCGGCCGAAGGGGGCGTCCCGGCCCACCCCGACGCGGAGGTCCGGCGCACCCTCGGCGGCCTCGCCGACACCCTGCTACGCACCTACGACAGCCGGCGCGGCGACCGGCTCTGGCCCGCGGACTACACGGTGTTCACGACGAACCCGCTCAGCGTGGCCTACGGCGCCTGCGGCCCGGCCCTGCTGCTCCGTTCCGCGGCGGGCCCCCAGGGGCCCGCCGCACTGCCCGCCGAGGTGACCTCCTGGATGCTGGGGCGGCCCCTCGGCACGGACACCTATCCGCCCGGGCTGTACCTGGGACTGGCGGGCGTCGCCTGGGCCTTCCACGATCTCGGCTGGGAGGACAGGGCGGAGGCCGTGATGGCCATGCTCCACACATCGCCGCTGCTGTACGACGAACCGGGCATGTTCCTCGGGGTCGCCGGGTGGGGCCTGGCCTCCTTGCGCTTCCACGTGAAGACGGGGAAGCAGGACCACCTCGACCACGCGGTGCGGGCGGGGGAACACCTGCTCAGGACCGCGCAGCAGGAGGGCGACACCTGCTACTGGCGGTCCTCCCTCGACGGCATGGTCCACTACGGCTACGGCCACGGGGCGAGCGGCATCGCCCTCTTCCTCCTCCACCTGCATCTGCTGACCGGCGACATCCGCTTCCGGTCGTACGCCGTGCGCGCCCTGGAGTTCGACCTGGCCCATGTGAGCGAGAGCGGTCTGGGCCTGCAGTGGCAGCGGGTCCAGGACGACCCCGTCATGTACCCGTACTGGATCCACGGAGGCGCCGGCGTCGGCAGCGTGCTGGTCCGGTTCCACGACCTGCTCGGCATCGAACAGTACGGCGATCTCGCCCGCCGGGTGGCGGACGACACCTTCGTCAAGTACGCCTACAGCCCCGGCCTCTTCGAGGGCCTGGCCGGAATCGGCGAGTTCATGCTGGACATGTACTCCTTCACCGGTGAGCGGGAATACCGGGACAGGGCCCGCGACATCGCCGGAACCATCCTGTGGTTCAGGGTCGAGAACGAGGACGGCATCGCCTTCCCCTGCCGCTGGCTCAACCGGATCGCCCACGACTACGCGACCGGCTCCGCCGGCATCGGTCTGTTCCTCTCCCGGCTCCTGTCCCCGG